The following proteins come from a genomic window of Pseudomonas hygromyciniae:
- a CDS encoding ABC transporter permease, translated as MNAKTITAPLTTPARSRLRLSLDRFGLPLVFILLCVVMAFSSEYFMTWRNWMDILRQTSINGILAVGMTYVILTKGIDLSVGSILAFAGLCSALVATQGYGLLAAVSAGMFAGAMLGVVNGFMVANLSIPPFVATLGMLSIARGMTFILNDGSPVTDLPDAYLALGIGKLGPIGVPIIIFAVVALIFWMVLRYTTYGRYVYAVGGNEKSARTSGIGVRKVTFSVYVVSGLLAGLAGVVLSARTTSALPQAGMSYELDAIAAVVIGGTSLSGGVGTIVGTLFGALLIGVINNGLNLLGVSSYYQQVAKGLIIVLAVLIDVWRKKKR; from the coding sequence ATGAATGCCAAAACCATTACCGCCCCGCTCACCACCCCCGCGCGCAGCCGCCTGCGGCTTTCCCTCGACCGCTTTGGCCTGCCGCTGGTGTTTATCCTGCTGTGCGTGGTCATGGCGTTCTCCAGCGAATACTTCATGACCTGGCGCAACTGGATGGACATCCTGCGCCAGACCTCGATCAACGGCATCCTTGCGGTGGGCATGACCTATGTGATCCTGACCAAGGGCATCGACCTCTCGGTGGGCTCGATCCTCGCCTTCGCCGGCCTGTGCAGCGCACTGGTCGCGACCCAGGGCTACGGCCTGCTCGCCGCCGTCAGCGCCGGGATGTTCGCCGGGGCGATGCTGGGGGTGGTCAACGGCTTTATGGTGGCCAACCTGTCGATCCCGCCCTTTGTCGCCACCCTGGGCATGCTCAGCATTGCCCGAGGCATGACCTTCATCCTCAACGACGGCAGCCCGGTCACCGACCTGCCGGACGCCTACCTGGCCCTGGGCATCGGCAAGCTGGGGCCGATTGGCGTGCCGATCATCATCTTTGCGGTGGTCGCGCTGATTTTCTGGATGGTGCTGCGCTACACCACTTACGGGCGCTACGTGTACGCGGTGGGCGGCAATGAAAAAAGCGCGCGCACCTCAGGGATCGGCGTGCGCAAGGTGACGTTCTCGGTGTACGTCGTCTCAGGGCTGCTCGCCGGCCTGGCAGGCGTGGTGCTGTCTGCGCGCACCACCTCCGCCCTGCCCCAGGCCGGCATGTCTTATGAGCTGGATGCGATTGCCGCGGTGGTGATCGGCGGCACCAGCCTGTCGGGCGGCGTCGGCACCATCGTCGGCACGCTGTTCGGCGCCCTGCTGATCGGGGTGATCAACAACGGCCTGAACCTGCTCGGCGTGTCCTCCTATTACCAGCAGGTCGCCAAGGGCCTGATCATCGTGCTCGCGGTGTTGATTGACGTGTGGCGCAAGAAAAAACGCTAG